One Anaerolineales bacterium genomic window carries:
- a CDS encoding winged helix-turn-helix domain-containing protein, translating to MDRRIRAAAAAPRVFPTAGIIMPMTTFLLVEDEIDLADPIARDYLLETVWIGKYETGDRSVDNAVLRLRKKLGRLGGKYRDCVGCGI from the coding sequence TTGGATAGACGCATCCGCGCCGCCGCGGCCGCGCCCCGCGTTTTTCCCACCGCCGGTATAATCATGCCCATGACCACCTTCCTGCTGGTGGAGGACGAAATCGACCTAGCCGACCCTATCGCACGCGATTACCTCCTGGAAACGGTGTGGATCGGGAAATACGAAACCGGCGACCGATCGGTCGACAACGCCGTCTTGCGCTTGCGGAAAAAACTCGGGCGCTTGGGTGGAAAATATCGAGATTGTGTGGGGTGTGGAATATAA
- a CDS encoding right-handed parallel beta-helix repeat-containing protein — MNKSKRWIGVATAMALVMFHLSPAIRVLADDGPTPEETPVVTPTEEAVPSETPEPAATEEAAPAETAADPTEETAPEETPAPDAEETAAPETEATPTEETAPSETPDPQDTPSPDPEGTPTPDSEETADPDPEEDAAAESDCVPPTEEEIAAAEAAGEEPPPACEAEEIEEVTVSYSDPMWCPTGQVPGDSGCTPSFATITELIDFLIANSATYYGDGAIYFQAGDYTGPEEYVVIDYSVVPQLGTLEVLGGWDLDPDGGYSGNTGETTFTVPVIVVWDEDVTIADVAVDLSASPTSDSGLSVFTEGDVTLENVQVTGGGNGAVVDAGGDVTVRGDPGVPGDASEFNDNTNTGLLIYSSGTVTLTDVVANGNRTGIFIDNSDGAGSVNLTNVFASDNGWTGVDVRSAGDITLDGVTADNNIVGANLEAAGAGNVFVGDSSFTGNTSKGIQAVTYEGNIVLDNVQVDCLDAPGSIGAWLKTRSGGTITVLGGVFTNAETGLFIVGTGEVVLEGVAASGNLGDGAKVQSGWVFACIPPDGIPVTVDGGTYQDNGGYGFVVYPGPNGTVTLAGTIAYGGNGAGDNDIDLTRTCVPYVEKPAKPYQVVEISGLGDDPVTPDCEHYSGVMMILPDQSRIKVACPAEGEITVTKTEEQDLPAAPPQGVVLVDGYTVATDPDGLLAQGGSMQMCFKIPPGGEGQHYAILYWDESANNGQGAWIELPIAQFNGPPFPLHPDTPEDGMLILVGVQQCGDCVCVTVTFSGTFILVAR, encoded by the coding sequence ATGAACAAAAGCAAACGCTGGATAGGCGTGGCTACGGCTATGGCACTGGTCATGTTCCACCTGTCGCCGGCAATACGCGTCCTCGCCGACGACGGCCCGACGCCCGAAGAAACGCCGGTGGTGACGCCGACCGAGGAGGCGGTTCCTTCCGAAACGCCGGAACCGGCCGCTACCGAGGAAGCAGCGCCGGCCGAAACGGCGGCGGATCCGACGGAGGAAACCGCTCCCGAGGAGACGCCGGCGCCGGATGCGGAAGAAACCGCGGCGCCGGAAACGGAGGCAACTCCGACGGAGGAGACCGCCCCGTCGGAGACGCCGGACCCGCAAGACACTCCATCCCCGGATCCGGAAGGTACTCCGACGCCGGACTCGGAGGAAACCGCTGACCCGGATCCGGAAGAGGACGCGGCGGCGGAATCGGATTGTGTGCCTCCCACCGAGGAGGAGATCGCCGCGGCGGAAGCGGCCGGCGAAGAGCCGCCGCCCGCCTGCGAAGCCGAGGAGATCGAAGAGGTCACCGTTTCCTACAGCGATCCGATGTGGTGCCCGACCGGGCAGGTCCCCGGCGATTCGGGCTGCACTCCGTCGTTCGCCACCATCACCGAGCTGATCGACTTCCTGATCGCCAACTCCGCCACCTACTACGGCGACGGCGCGATCTACTTCCAAGCCGGAGACTACACCGGCCCCGAGGAGTACGTCGTCATCGACTACAGCGTCGTGCCGCAGCTCGGCACGCTGGAAGTGCTCGGCGGATGGGATCTGGATCCCGACGGAGGCTACAGCGGCAACACCGGCGAAACCACCTTCACGGTTCCCGTGATCGTGGTTTGGGATGAGGACGTCACCATCGCCGATGTCGCCGTCGACCTCTCTGCCTCCCCGACCTCCGACAGCGGCCTCTCGGTCTTCACCGAGGGCGACGTAACGCTGGAGAACGTCCAGGTGACCGGCGGAGGGAACGGCGCGGTGGTGGACGCCGGAGGCGACGTAACCGTCCGCGGGGATCCGGGCGTTCCGGGGGATGCCAGCGAGTTCAACGACAACACCAACACCGGCTTGCTGATCTACTCCTCCGGAACCGTCACCCTGACGGACGTGGTCGCCAACGGCAACCGAACCGGCATCTTCATCGACAACTCCGACGGCGCCGGCTCGGTGAACCTGACCAACGTCTTCGCCAGCGACAACGGCTGGACGGGGGTGGATGTGCGCTCCGCCGGCGACATCACCCTGGATGGAGTGACCGCCGACAACAACATCGTCGGCGCGAACCTGGAAGCCGCGGGGGCCGGGAACGTCTTCGTCGGAGACAGTTCCTTCACCGGCAACACCTCCAAGGGCATCCAGGCCGTCACCTATGAAGGCAATATCGTCCTCGACAACGTGCAGGTCGACTGCCTCGACGCTCCCGGCAGCATCGGAGCCTGGCTGAAGACCCGCAGCGGCGGAACGATCACCGTCCTCGGCGGCGTGTTCACCAACGCCGAAACCGGGCTGTTCATCGTCGGCACGGGCGAGGTGGTCCTGGAAGGCGTCGCAGCCTCCGGCAACCTGGGAGACGGCGCGAAGGTGCAAAGCGGATGGGTGTTCGCCTGCATCCCGCCCGACGGCATCCCGGTGACGGTGGACGGCGGAACCTACCAGGACAACGGCGGCTACGGGTTCGTGGTCTATCCCGGGCCGAACGGGACGGTGACTCTCGCCGGAACGATCGCCTACGGCGGCAACGGAGCGGGCGACAACGACATCGACCTGACCCGCACCTGCGTGCCGTACGTGGAAAAGCCCGCCAAGCCCTACCAGGTGGTGGAGATCAGCGGCCTGGGCGACGATCCCGTCACTCCGGATTGCGAGCACTACTCCGGCGTGATGATGATCCTCCCGGATCAGTCGCGGATCAAAGTGGCCTGCCCGGCCGAAGGCGAGATCACGGTCACCAAGACGGAAGAGCAGGATCTTCCCGCCGCGCCCCCGCAGGGCGTCGTCCTGGTCGACGGCTACACGGTCGCGACCGATCCGGACGGCCTTCTGGCCCAGGGCGGCTCGATGCAGATGTGCTTCAAGATTCCTCCCGGCGGCGAAGGCCAGCACTACGCCATTCTCTACTGGGATGAATCGGCGAACAACGGCCAGGGGGCGTGGATCGAACTGCCGATCGCGCAGTTCAACGGCCCGCCGTTCCCGCTGCACCCGGATACGCCCGAGGACGGCATGCTGATCCTCGTCGGCGTGCAACAGTGCGGCGACTGCGTCTGCGTTACGGTGACCTTCTCCGGAACGTTCATCCTGGTGGCGCGCTGA
- a CDS encoding NERD domain-containing protein yields the protein MRQVLVERYNAKNTGDSGRPSCSRLFLAGAYILSILGFLGLFASSFGGTSQSGWKQNNHAFVIFLIVFIVASVLSSLGRHLAGIRPEGISPREIWEPVLDWIVFLNRRTGQIAKHTVAGALADLDDRWILFSGVTLLDQDEDIDQVLLGPGGIFALEADRRSGKMIYDRTTSEWNWRRSLIHPIKRITDPTDHIVRAAGALEAVLESRVAPVTVFTNPKTAVDAEGHLKAAVLPVAQLHPWISAQPFSLFPQRVESMAGKLHAEVGKSAPAVRISPLPPAPSTESAAEGGGRPAARPKWNLQGVVPAILLLIGIAAVLGFLAVRVSGVTQPEMCTAVTNAYIRSGPSAMDPMIGSAMQGTCFRLDARTQDGYWLRITGITPYRGGWITVISFDARPQDVMQLPVAD from the coding sequence ATGCGCCAAGTGCTGGTGGAACGATACAACGCGAAAAACACGGGTGATTCCGGCAGGCCAAGTTGTTCCCGTCTGTTCCTTGCCGGAGCATATATTCTTTCGATCCTCGGATTTCTCGGACTGTTCGCATCCAGCTTCGGGGGAACGTCCCAATCCGGATGGAAACAGAATAATCACGCGTTCGTCATTTTCCTGATCGTTTTCATCGTCGCCTCGGTCCTGTCATCCTTGGGCCGCCATCTGGCCGGAATCCGGCCGGAAGGGATATCTCCCCGCGAAATCTGGGAGCCGGTCTTGGATTGGATCGTGTTCCTCAACCGGCGGACCGGCCAAATCGCAAAACATACCGTCGCCGGAGCACTGGCGGACTTGGACGACCGCTGGATCCTGTTCTCGGGCGTCACCCTGTTGGACCAGGACGAGGATATCGATCAGGTCCTCCTCGGACCCGGGGGGATATTCGCGCTTGAAGCCGATAGGCGGTCTGGGAAAATGATCTACGACCGCACCACATCCGAATGGAACTGGCGCCGGTCGCTGATCCATCCAATCAAGCGAATCACGGATCCCACGGACCACATCGTCCGCGCCGCCGGCGCGCTGGAAGCGGTTTTGGAGAGCCGGGTCGCCCCCGTGACGGTGTTCACGAATCCGAAAACCGCCGTCGATGCCGAGGGCCACTTGAAGGCGGCGGTCCTTCCCGTGGCGCAGCTTCACCCTTGGATCTCCGCACAACCTTTTTCACTATTCCCCCAGCGGGTCGAGTCGATGGCCGGAAAATTGCATGCGGAGGTCGGAAAATCCGCGCCCGCCGTCCGAATCTCCCCGTTGCCGCCGGCGCCATCCACGGAATCCGCGGCGGAGGGCGGAGGGAGACCAGCCGCCCGGCCGAAATGGAATCTGCAGGGAGTCGTTCCGGCGATCCTTCTTTTGATTGGCATCGCGGCCGTCCTCGGATTTCTCGCCGTCCGGGTGAGCGGCGTCACCCAGCCGGAGATGTGCACCGCCGTGACGAACGCCTACATCCGCTCGGGGCCGTCGGCAATGGATCCGATGATCGGGAGCGCGATGCAGGGCACGTGCTTCCGCCTGGACGCCCGCACCCAGGACGGGTATTGGCTGCGGATCACCGGAATCACCCCCTACCGCGGTGGTTGGATAACGGTAATATCCTTCGACGCCAGGCCGCAGGACGTCATGCAGCTTCCGGTCGCAGATTGA